Within Acidimicrobiales bacterium, the genomic segment AGGTGCGCATAACCGGAGCCGCTCCGGACGGGAGGGTGCTGTTCGCCTCGCTCGGGGCGTGCGGGGAGCCTCGGGCCGACGGCATGACCGGACAGTTCGAGACGATGCCGGAGGTGAGCGACCCCGACGAGTCGGAACACCTCGACAGCCCGCTGGCATCCCTCGCCAAGCTCGCCGAGGGGATCCCGCGGCCCGTCTTCCCCCGGCGGGTCGGCTTCACGACGGCCGTGGAGGTGCGCTGGGCGGAGGTGCGCCGCCACCCGGACCCCGGACCCGGACGGGTGTGCCTGTGGATGCGAAGACGGGACGGGGAGCCTGTCACGGCTGCGGTGGCCGCGTTCATGGCCGACGCGGTGCCGCTGGCAGTGGCTCACGCCATGGGGGTGCTCGGCGGCGGCACCAGCCTCGACAACACGATGAGGATCGCCGGCGGAGAGGGCACCGAATGGGTGCTGCTCGACCTCAGGCCGCATTTCGCCTGGGGCGGCTACGGTCACGGCTCCGCGCACGTCTGGAACAGTGAGGGGCGCCTTCTCGCCACCGCCTCCCAGACGGCTTCGATGATCCGCTTCGACGAGTTGATAAGGCGCATATCGGGCGCGTCGTGAAGCCGTCGAGGCTCGCCTGCGTCGTCACGGTCACGGCGCTGCTGGCATGGCTCGCCGCCGCGCAGGAGATGAGCTCGGGTGTGAGGCTGGGTGTGCTTGCCACGGCGGTGGTGGGGTCTGCCGTGTGCTCCGTTCGTGCCGAGCGGGACGGCATCCGCGCCGGAGAGATCGTCGGCGCCGGAGCGGTGCTGCTCGTGGCTGCGGTGCTGTTCCCGCCGAGGGAGTCGAACGACTTGTGGGGATACGTCTCCTACGCCCGTGTCCTCTCCGAGCACGGCTCGAACCCCTATGTGACACCGCCCTCGGCGTTCCCCGAAGATCCCCTCCTCGGCCGCATGTCGGCCGAATACCGCGACGATCCGAGCGTGTACGGGCCGCTGTTCACCCTCTACACCGCCGGCATCACCGCAGCGGCAGGCGAGCGTCCGACCGCCTTGCGAATCTCGCTACAAGCCACTGCGGCGATCGCCGCCCTCCTCGTCGTGCTCGAGGTGCGCCGCAGATCGGGAGGAGAGCCCAGGTCGGTCGCCTTCGTCGCTCTGAACCCGCTGCTCGTGGTCACGGTGAACGGAGCCCATCCCGACATGGCCGCCGGAGCCCTCGTCCTCGCCGGTGTGCTGACGGCCGAATCGAGACGCCCGGCACGGTCGGGTCTCCTCCTGGGGCTCGCGGCGCTCACGAAGCTCACCGCGGGTATGGCGGCGGTGGGAGTCCTGGCCTGGAAGCTTCGTCAAAGACACCCGAAGGAGGCCGCGATGGCTGCAGCTGCGCTGCTCGCGGTGGTGGTCGCAGGCTACGGGATCTTCGGGGGCTCGAAGGCGGTCGAGCCTCTCCAGCAGGTGGCTCTCCGAGGCACCAGGTCACAGGCTTGGGAGATCCTGCGGAAAGACCTCACGGCCGACGCCGAAGCCAAAGGTGCGGCGGATCCTCGTGTGGAGGCTCACGAGAAGCTGCGAACCCCGGGCCTGGTGGCGACCGTGCTCTTCCTCGGAGTGGGCGCGGTGGGGCTTTCCCGTCGCCGGCGTGTCGCAGAAGCCGCGGCCGGGAGTGCCCTCGCGGGTCTGGTCGCATCCCGCTACGTGCTGCCGTGGTACCTGGCGAACGTGCTACCCACCTCGGCCCTGGTCTCCTCCTCGGCGGTGGGGATACTCGTCTGGGCAGAAGCGGCGCGGCAGTTGCTCGTCTACGCCGACCCTCCCGGCCGTTCTCCGCCCGAAGGCTGGCTGGAGCAGCTCTCCACGCATTGGCTGCCGCTCGTCGGCGTGGCGCTGGCAGCCGCGGTGCTGTGGCACTCCCTCCGAAGTCCGCGAGATGTGAGACGGCCGGAGCCCACGTCGGCCGACAGGAGGGCGGTGACGGGAATCGGGACGTGAGAGCGGAGTAGCCTCCCGACCGCACGAGTTCCGACTCGACACGCGGTGAGCGTCGTGGTCGAAGCCAGAGCGGGGAGGAGGCGCGCATTGTTCCGGCTGACGAACGTGGAGGGGAGAGCCTGTCTGGTGGTGGGATCGGAGGACGGCTCGTTCACGGTCGACCTCGCGTCCTGGTCGGGTGACGAGGCGCTCGGCGATCCCATGGCTGCTATAGGACGGCACGCCGAGCTTCACGATCTCCAGGAGAGGTTGTCGAGGGAAGGCGTGTCCCCGAACCATCCGAACGTCGTCTCGGGACGGCGCGGTCCGTGCGTCCCGCGGCCCTCGAAGGTCTTCGCCATCGGTTTGAACTACCGGTCCCACGCAGCGGAACTCGGGAGTCCAATTCCCGACGAGCCCCTCGTCTTCACCAAGTTCCCCTCCTGCCTCGCCGGGCCGAACGACGAAGTTCACCTCTCCGGCAGCAGGGTCGACTGGGAGGTCGAGCTGGTCGTCGTCATCGGACGCCGCGTACGCCATGTCTCACCCGAAGACGCCTGGGAGGCGGTCGCCGGCCTCACCCTCGGTCAGGACGTCTCAGACCGCGACCTGCAGTTCCGGGGATCACCGCCGCAGTTCTCCCTCGGAAAGAGCTTCGACACGTTCGGCCCGATCGGTCCCGAGATCGTCTCGCCGGATGCGTTCGACGACCCGGACGACATAGAGATCTCCTGCGAGATCTCCGGCGAGACGATGCAACGAGCCCGAACCTCCGACATGATCTTCTCCGTCCCGGAGCTGATCTCGTACCTGTCGCACGTATGCACGCTCGAAGCAGGAGACCTGGTGTTCACCGGTACTCCGTCAGGTGTCGGGATGGGACGCGGACGCTACCTTCGAGACGGCGACGTCATCGTCTCCCGGGCAGAGTCGATCGGGACGATGCGCAACCGGTGCGTCACCGGCCAGGGCGCCTCCCGCGACGGCTGACCTCGGTCGTCTGCCACAACGCTCCCCGAAAATCCAACGCTCCCCGAATATCTCGGCGGGGGACCGGCGGGACGAGACTTCTCGTTACTCGGGCGAGGCTTCTCGTCACTCCTCGGCGCGACCGGCCTTCCAGTACCCCCTCACCGCTGCAGAGGAACGTGGCATCCCGAGTTCCTCGAAGAGCAACCTGCGGATCCGCTGCATCACAGACGCCTCGCCGGCTGCCCACACCCAGACGTTCTCCCGAGCCGCTTCGCCCTCTCCGACGATTTCCCGCACCGCGTCGACCAGAGCACCGTCCAACGGAGAACGTTCTTCGGCGAGCCAATGCTCCCTCGCTCCCGGAAGGTGGGGGAGATCGACCCGGCAGCCCGAATGCCTCACCGACACGACGACGTCCACCCGGGCTTCGGGCCGGATCGTGCACAGCTTTCGCAGCACGGTCCCCATGGCCGGTAGCGCGCTCTCGTCCCCGGCCAAGACGTAGCGCTCCGCCGACGTGTCCACCGGTGTGCCGCGTGCGGGGCCGGAGACTGCCGCCACGCACCCCGGCTCCACCGAGGAGACCCAGCGGCAGAGCGGGGACTCGCCGTGCAGCACCACCTCTACTGCGAACGACTCCGACTCGGCGTCGGCGTCCAGCACGGTGAGAGTGCGTATCGGCGGTCTGGTCCCGTCCTCGAGGAGCCACAGGTTCCCGTTCCAACGGGGCAGTACGGGCGTCTCGTGGGGCTCCGGTGGGAAGAGGAGCCGGAGGCTGGCTGCAGGCTCGTCGGTGACCAGCCGTCCCGCCACGGCACCCGACATCTCCACCCTTCTCAGACATGCTGAGCGATCGCTCACCCGACGAACCTCGACCAGCTCGAACGGGGGAGGTGGCCGCCTCGCCAAGGTCGCGCCCGATCGCGGGCCGTCCTCCGGGGCAGGAGCGTCCCCTGCTCCGCTCGTCTCGGAGAGGCGCCGCTCGTGTGTCGGAGGTTCGGGAATAGTTGACATATCAACCTCTGTTGTGTTCCATCAGACAGGGACACACCGAATAGGGAGGTTCAGATGAGCACGGTAGCCGGATCGTTCACACTCGAGGAGCTCGCCGGCGACTACGTGATCGACACGGGGCACTCGGAGATCGGGTTCGAGGCCAGGCACGCGATGGTCACCAAGGTGCGTGGCACCTTCGACGACTTCGAGGGGCGCGGGCACTTCGACCCGAACGACCTCTCCGCCACCTGGCTGGAGGTCGTCATCCGCACCGACAGCGTCAACACGCGGAACACGGACAGGGACCAGCATCTCCGCAGCCCCGACTTCTTCGACACCGCCAACCATCCGGAGATGCGTTTCCGGTCCACCGAGATCACCAAGGTCGACGACCAGCACTGGAAGGTCACGGGCGACCTCACCATAAGAGGCGTGACGAAGCCTGTTACCTTCGACGTCGAGTGGACCGGTGCGGTGGTAGACCCGTGGGGGAACGTGCGGGTCGGACTCGAGGGCCACGCAGAGGTGAACCGGCGTGATTGGGGGCTGGAGTGGAACATGCCTCTCGACAAGGGCGGTCTTCTGGTGAGCGAGAAGGTGAAGCTGAACTTCGACGTGGCCGCGATCCGACAGGGCGAGAGCCGGCAGAGCGGCTGAGCACGAGGCGGCCTGGAGGCCGAGCGGGCGGAAGCAGGCCGAGAAGAAGCCTCCAGGACGCGGGGCGTGGCGCCGGCCCGGGCGGCGAAGAGGCCGGTGAGGGTGCCGTCCGCTGGTTGAGTCCGGATGAGCAGCGGGCGTGGCGGGGCTTTCTGGAGATGTACGCCCGCCTGTCGATAGCCCTCGGCCGACAACTCGCCGCCGAGACCGATCTTTCTCTGCAGGACTACGGGGTGCTCGCTCTGTTGAGCGAGCACCCCGACGGGCGCATGCGGATCATGGAGCTCGCACAGGCGCTCGGTTGGGAGAAGAGCCGAATCTCCCACCACCTTTCGCGCATGGAGAGGAGGGGTCTCGTCTCCAGGGAAGCCTGTCCCGCCGACCGCAGGGGTTCATTCGCCGCCATCACCCCGCAGGGTCTGGAGGCGATCAGGAGGGCGGCCCCCGGACACGTCGAGGCGGTGCGGAGGTGGTTCGTCGAACCGCTGGGAAAAGACGGTCTGCGCGCCATGACGCGTCTGGCGGAGTCCGTCATCTCTGCCGTCGGGAACGAGGAGTCCGAAGCGTGATACCCCGGGTCAGGCACGCACCTCTTGGCGCAGGAACAGCGAGTAGGCGTACGCGAACAGTCCGAGAATCAGGCCGACCAGTACGGAGATCTGGGTCCACACGATGAGCAGGCTCTGGGTGAAAGACAGCTGACCGAAGACTGCCCGGTCGACCTGCTCTGGCAGGAGAACGTCGAGCGAGCGGACGTCGGGTGCGAGCAGCGCGGTGGACGCCTCCTCGTACAAGGTCTGGGGGGAGAACCGGTTTATGGTGAGCTCGAGTCGGACGTTGCGGAGCTGCTCTTGGAACGTCGCGTCCTCTGAAGCGGGAGCGATGCGGTCGGCTGCCAGCCCCGCCAGCAGCTGCCAGAAGATCGTGAAGAGGAGCCACACGACGATGGTCGTCAGCGCTGAGCTGGCCGCTCTCTCGAAGATCACGGAGCAGAGGATCGCGAAGGCCAGCCAGGCACCTGCATACACGACGGCCACGAACAGGTAGGCGATGAGGCGGGCGATCTGTCCTGCGTCGGGAGTGATTCCTAGGCGCCACATCCCCATGCCCGTCACCAGGGCCATGGTTGCGGCCAAGGTGAGCGCTATCACGGCCAACCCCGCCGCGAACTTCCCGTTGATCACGTCGTCGCGATGGACGGGATGCGACAGGATGCGGGGGAGCGTGCCTTGCGAGCGCTCGCTCGAGATCGCGTCGAACCCGAACGCGATGCCCAAGAGCGGGGCGAGGAGTCCGACCAGCCCGAAGAACGAGAAGACCGAAGGCATGTCCTCGGGTGCGAGCGTGAACAAACGCAGGAACAGCGCCGGATCCTCTTGGGCGCCTTGGGCCGCGTCACGGATGGTCGAGGCGGCCGCCTGGATGGACGCGACCGAAGCGATGGTTATGACGGCGACGATCAGGAAGAACCGGACCGACCGGAGGGTGTCTGCGATCTCCTTGCGTGCGACCAGGGCCCATCCGCGGCGGAAGACCTCGCCGTGGCGGGAAGTCTCCTCGGGTGACGTGGTGGCGGTGGCCGTCTCCGTCATGAGTGGGCCTCCGATTCTGCGTGGGGACCTTCCTCCTCGTGCCTGAAGTATCGGCGGTAGATCTCCTCCAGGGTCGCTTCGCGTGAACGCAGGTGAGTGATCACCAGGCCTGCTTCTGCCAATGAGCGCGAGACCTGCTCCGTCACGTCGGACCGGGCCGACACCACGAACATTCCGTCTTGTGTGTGGACCTCGTCGACTCCTCTGATGCCCTCGAGCACCTGCCGTGGATCGCCTCCGACGACCTTCACCTCGATGGTGACGCCGCCTCCCTTGCGTGCCAACTGCTCGATGGTGCCGCAGGCGACCATCCGACCGGCGGAGAAGATGCCGATCCGGTCGCAGGTGGACTGGACCTGGCCGAGCAGGTGTGAGCTGAGAAGCACCGTCACCCCCCGCTCCTGTGGCAGTCGCCGTATCAGCCCGAGGATCTCCTCGACGCCCGCGGGGTCGATGGCCATCGTCGGTTCGTCGAGGATGAGGACCTCCGGGTCTTTCATCAGCGCATCGGCGATCCCCAATCGCTGACGCATCCCTCGCGAGTAGCCGCCCACCTTGTCGTCGGCCCTGTCCGAGAGACCCACTTCTGCGAGGACCCGCTCGATGCGCTCCTCCGCCTCGTCGGGAGGGATGCGGTTCAGCCGAGCGGTGTACGCCAGGTTCTCCCATCCGGTGAGGTTGTCGTAGAAGCCGACCTGGTCGGGGACGTAGCCGACCCGTCTCTTCACTTCGAGGGCCTCTCGGGTGGGATCGAGGCCCACGACGCTAACCGTCCCCTCGGTGGGTTCGGTGAGCCCGAGGAGCATGAGGATGGTGGTCGTCTTCCCGGCGCCGTTGGGGCCGAGGAGACCGAAGATCTCTCCGCGCTCCACCTTCAGGTCGAGCGAGTCGACCGCAACCCGGTCGAAGTACACCTTCGTCAGCTTGCGGGTGGAGATGACCGGAGCAGCCACGGTCACCTTCTGCCGTAGGTCCTGAACACCCAGACCAGCCCACCTATCGCGGCGGCGATGATTAGCAGGCCGACCAACCCGACGCCGAAACCGCTCTCCACCGCGAAGCGGAGCTCCACGTTCTCGGACTCGCCCCCGGCGGTGGCGGTGATGGACACCGAGTAGTCACCGGCCACGGCATCACCCTTCGGGCGGATCCTCGCGGTCACCTGGGCCCGCTCGCCCGGTTCCACCACGTCGAGCTGCTCCGGTTCGAACGTCACCTCCCATCCCGACGGGGGAGACGCCGAGAAGGACACGCCCTCGAGGGGCGAGCTTCCCTCGTTGTTCACGAAGAGGGTGACCGCCGTCGCCTTCCCTGCAGTCCCGCTCGCGTTCAGTCGCTCGTCGGCGGTGGTCAGCGTCATCCTGGTCTCGCCGGCGACCTGCACGGTGAGCTGCGCGTCGGCCGTGCCGACGTCACTGGAGGCACGAACGCCTATGTCGTATTTCCCTGCCTTGACGTTGTCGGGCGGATCTGCCGACACCTGGATCTGCGCGGTCGATCCGCCTTCCACGGTCACGGTGGAAGCCAGTTGCTGCGAGCTCGGCCGGGCGCTCACCTCCCACCCCTCCGGGCCTGCCGCGTCGAGAGTGAACGTCGCAGCCTGAGGCGAGTCGTTCCGGAGCGTGAGGTCGAACTGGAACGTGTCTGAAGACTTCCCCTCCAGAACCGGGAAGTCGGCCTCGAGGCTCACCGCCCCGGGAGCGCCTTCGGTGACGACTAGATCGATCGGGAGGTCCTGGGTGCCGCTGGGGGCGGACGCCCGCACCACCACCCGGCCGGTTCCCTCGGCATCACGCGGGACGCTCACCGTCAGCTTCACCTCGGGTGGCTCCTCCGGGTCGGTCGTGACGGCACCGATGGTGAAGCCGCCGCCGTGCAGCCGCGCCCTCCAGCCTTCGGGAACCTCTGTCACGGTCAGGTCCACCCGCTCGCGGCCCTGACCCGTCACGACCAGGTCCAGCGTGACCGAGTCTCCCGGGTTCACCGAGATCCTCGGGTAGTTCGTGGTTATCTCGACCGCACCGGCAGGTGGTGCCGCCGGCAAGGACGTGACGGCGAGGGTCGCCAAGACAGCAAAGACCCTCATCAACTTGCGTAGAGGCATTTGACGGTGTCCTCCTCGCCTAGATGGCAACTTTCCGTCCCCGGATCATCTAGCACATCGGCGGCCCGGGAGTGTGTTCGCGTCGAAGTCCACCCCTTCCAACCGCAGCAGTCTGCGCTTCAGGTCCACTCCCAGCGCATAACCGCCGAGGGTGCCGTCCGAGCGCACCACCCGGTGACATGGGACGACGATGGGGAGCGGGTTCCGCTTGCAGAACCCTCCGACTGCCCTGGCAGCGCGAGGCGCTCCCGACATGGCGGCCAGCTGTGCGTACGTGACGGTCGTCCCGTACGGCACCGAAGCGAGCGTCTCCGTCAACCTGCGAGCGAAGTCGCCGAGCTCGCTCAAGTCCAGCGGCACTTCGAAGACGTGGAGATCTCCCGCGAAATACATGGCGAGCTGGCTGCGCAGCCTCTCTACCGCCTCGCTCGCCGGATCGCCCGGGGTGTGCGGCGGCTCGGCGGTGCGGTGTGCCTGCCCGGCGGCTTCGTGCCCAGGGGATCCGGCGTCTTGCGACGGGCCTGGCAACGACCTCGTGGTCCCGTCGGAGACCCTGACGATTTTGCGAACCCCCTCTCTGGTGGCCTCGATGCGCCACAGCCCGAAGGGTGATTCGCACCACCCGACGGCGATCGTCACGTGCCCCCGGCAGGATTCGAACCTGCGACACCCGGATTAGGAATCCGGTGCTCTATCCCCTGAGCTACGAGGGCGCCGAACTCGTAATGGAAGCCGTGGGCTCGGTGAGCCTTCGGCGTTCCGTTGTGGCGACCACTCGAGCCTAGACCGCTCGTCGGCTCGGGCACACAAGGAGTCTGCAGCCTGGGTCGACTGTGGGCGGTCCGGGTGGCTAGCGGGAATTTCTTCGTCGTGTGTTTCCTCGTCGTGTCTGTCTGGTGAGGCCGGCACCGAGTGATCGGACCGATCCGGCGGCGCGGCCGAGTGCGGGAACCATCAGCGTGCATGCGCGGAACAGCAGAGCACCCGCGAACCATTCCGTAGAGAAAGCCGACCCACCCAGGGCGGCGCAGGAGGCGACCAAGACGGCGTCTGTGATTCCGATGCCGCCACTGGTCCCGCTCACCTGCCACGCGCTGCGGGTGAGCAGTGCCACGGCCGCGAGTTCCGAGTTGGTGAGCGCGGCCGAGGGTGTCCGCACGGCTCTCACACTGAAAAGGAGCAGGAGGAACTCGGCACCGACCACCAGGGCTCTCGAAATGAAGACCACGAACCAGCGAGAGGGTGGCACTCCTCGGAGAAGCTCCGGTTCTCCTGATGCCGCCGAGAGTCTGCCGACCAAGCGGCGCCAGAGAACCGTCGCCAAAGACTCCTCGCGCTGGTGGTTCTCGCCCTCGTCCCCCTCGTTCTTGTCTTGGCGTGTCGCCGTGTCGTGCCCGCCGAGTCTCACTGCGGACCAGAGGAGAGCAGTCGTCACCACCAGGGCAGCCGATGCGAGGGTCCCCGACACGACCGTGGTCACTTCGAAGGGGTCGGCGACGGCCAGCAGCAGCAGCGCCGTCGGAGGAGACAACAGGGCCGTGGCGATGTCGAGGAAACGCCGCAAGGTGATCACGGCCCGGCGGTCCAGGTCCCGGGTGAGGGCCAGGCGAACGATCGGCTCTGGGATCGGCAGACCGGCGCTGCCGGGGTCGGCTCCCGCCGGCCGCCGAGGAGCCGACAGTGTTGCAGCCGCGCCCGCCAGGGCGCTCGGCCACGGCAGACCCGTGATCGCCGCGCGCCACTCCACGGCAGAGAGAAGCCACCACAGGACTATTCCGACAACAACCAGACCCGCACGAGGCGCGCCCTGCTCGAGGAGGATCGGGGCGAGCTCCGACCAGTCCACCCCCGACCCGGCTGCAACGAGCCCGGCGGCCGCCAGCCCGCTCCCTGCGATGGCCAAGGTGCCGGACCACCCGGCCTTCGGATGCCCCGTAGACGCCGCGCCCTCCCCGGGCGATGCCTCCTCCCCGACTAGCATCCTCACGACCCTATGGCACGTTCCGCCGACGGAGAAGGCAAGGCCCTGCGCGACGTCGCCATCCTGGAGAAGGTCCTCGCGGGGCTGGAGGCCTTGGAGGTCGCAGAGACTCCCGAGGAGCGGCGCGCGGCCATAGCGCAGCTGCCGAGCTCTACGGGGCAGGACGCGGAGCTGGACGCTCTGTTGGAACACATCCGCTCATCGTCGATCTTCGTCGACGACTTCGGCATGAGCGTGAAACTCGCGTTGGCCAGAGCGCGGTATCTGCGCCGTCTCACCGCGCCCACCAAACTGCGTCGTCGCCTCCCGATCTTGTACGGACGCCGTCCTCAGCGGCTCGGCCCTCGAGACGCCCCTGCCGACGAGGGTACGGCGGACCTGGACTGACCCCGAAGGCGAGTCCAGATCCCCGGGGTGGGACCGCATCGCCCGCAGGTGATGGCAACCTGATATTTCGGTGAGGACGGACCTGGTCCAACTCGCTTATCGAGAGAGACTCACCGACGGCGACTTCGAAATCCTCGCCGGTGCCTGTGGCTGCTCTGCGCCCGCAGAGCTGCGGCGGCGTCCCGACCTGTTGACCGAAGCGCTCGCCAGCCCTGCCGCCGAGAGACTGCTCTTCGGTGCAGGACACGACCACGCGGCCGAAGAACGGCTGTTCGTGCAGGCCTCACCGTTCCTCGTGTTCGCCGTCGCCGTGCACGCCACGGCGAGGCAGCTCTCCGGCTCCCGCTTCTGCTTGGAGTGGGTGGGTCTACGCCAGCGGGTTCCCGTCTTCGACGTGCCCGCCCTCACGGAGTTCCTCGACGATCCGATGAGGCGCCTGTTCCTGATCGAGCTGCTCACCTCGTTCACGCACGTCGTCAGCGGTTCGGCTCTTCACCGGACGCGGCGAGGCTGGCGACGCATGCGCTGGTCCGAACTGGACCCGGGGAGGTTGGCGACCCTCGTGGAGGCGGTCGACGACCGCGAGCGACCAGGCGTGTACCGGCGGCTGGGCGACCTGTCCCTGTTCCTGACGGGGGTGTTCCCAGACCACACCGCCCGGGTCGGCTTGCGACCGATAGAGGCGGAGCGCCTGGTGCGCGCGGCGGGCCTCGATGCGAGGAGCGTGGCCGAGGATCTGATTGGTCACGGTGACATGGGCGCGGTCGGCCTCTTGGAGAAGTTGGGGCGACGCTTTTACGAGTTGGCGGTGCACACGCTGAGGGCGCCGCGGATCGGATCGGTCGAGATCCTCACAGACGTTGCCGACAGGTTCGACAAGGCTCGTCGAATCCTCAACCACATCACCGACCGCTATCTGTTCCCCTTGAGAGAACGCCTGTTCTGACCCCTGTTCACAACTGGGGTACCCGATGCAAAGGGGTACCTGATGCTCACAAATTGGTGCTTTCGCTCAGTCGGATACGCCTCCTTCCGAGAAAGCTCGGCGAGCCTCCTCAGACAAGAGGCGTTCGGGTATCTCCACGTACTTGGCGCGCAGGTACTCGCCGAGGCCCTTGGCCTGCGGATCTAGCCGCGTCGACGCCGCCACGCCGCGGCCGAGCAGACCCTCGATGACGAAGTTCAGAGCGCGGAGGTTCCCGAACTCGTATCGCCGGACTGCCAAATCGCGGGCCTCCGGGAGCAGCTCCCGCAACCTGTC encodes:
- the mxcB gene encoding siderophore-interacting protein, translating into MSGAVAGRLVTDEPAASLRLLFPPEPHETPVLPRWNGNLWLLEDGTRPPIRTLTVLDADAESESFAVEVVLHGESPLCRWVSSVEPGCVAAVSGPARGTPVDTSAERYVLAGDESALPAMGTVLRKLCTIRPEARVDVVVSVRHSGCRVDLPHLPGAREHWLAEERSPLDGALVDAVREIVGEGEAARENVWVWAAGEASVMQRIRRLLFEELGMPRSSAAVRGYWKAGRAEE
- a CDS encoding ABC transporter substrate-binding protein, with protein sequence MPLRKLMRVFAVLATLAVTSLPAAPPAGAVEITTNYPRISVNPGDSVTLDLVVTGQGRERVDLTVTEVPEGWRARLHGGGFTIGAVTTDPEEPPEVKLTVSVPRDAEGTGRVVVRASAPSGTQDLPIDLVVTEGAPGAVSLEADFPVLEGKSSDTFQFDLTLRNDSPQAATFTLDAAGPEGWEVSARPSSQQLASTVTVEGGSTAQIQVSADPPDNVKAGKYDIGVRASSDVGTADAQLTVQVAGETRMTLTTADERLNASGTAGKATAVTLFVNNEGSSPLEGVSFSASPPSGWEVTFEPEQLDVVEPGERAQVTARIRPKGDAVAGDYSVSITATAGGESENVELRFAVESGFGVGLVGLLIIAAAIGGLVWVFRTYGRR
- a CDS encoding fumarylacetoacetate hydrolase — protein: MFRLTNVEGRACLVVGSEDGSFTVDLASWSGDEALGDPMAAIGRHAELHDLQERLSREGVSPNHPNVVSGRRGPCVPRPSKVFAIGLNYRSHAAELGSPIPDEPLVFTKFPSCLAGPNDEVHLSGSRVDWEVELVVVIGRRVRHVSPEDAWEAVAGLTLGQDVSDRDLQFRGSPPQFSLGKSFDTFGPIGPEIVSPDAFDDPDDIEISCEISGETMQRARTSDMIFSVPELISYLSHVCTLEAGDLVFTGTPSGVGMGRGRYLRDGDVIVSRAESIGTMRNRCVTGQGASRDG
- a CDS encoding polyisoprenoid-binding protein → MSTVAGSFTLEELAGDYVIDTGHSEIGFEARHAMVTKVRGTFDDFEGRGHFDPNDLSATWLEVVIRTDSVNTRNTDRDQHLRSPDFFDTANHPEMRFRSTEITKVDDQHWKVTGDLTIRGVTKPVTFDVEWTGAVVDPWGNVRVGLEGHAEVNRRDWGLEWNMPLDKGGLLVSEKVKLNFDVAAIRQGESRQSG
- a CDS encoding ABC transporter permease: MTETATATTSPEETSRHGEVFRRGWALVARKEIADTLRSVRFFLIVAVITIASVASIQAAASTIRDAAQGAQEDPALFLRLFTLAPEDMPSVFSFFGLVGLLAPLLGIAFGFDAISSERSQGTLPRILSHPVHRDDVINGKFAAGLAVIALTLAATMALVTGMGMWRLGITPDAGQIARLIAYLFVAVVYAGAWLAFAILCSVIFERAASSALTTIVVWLLFTIFWQLLAGLAADRIAPASEDATFQEQLRNVRLELTINRFSPQTLYEEASTALLAPDVRSLDVLLPEQVDRAVFGQLSFTQSLLIVWTQISVLVGLILGLFAYAYSLFLRQEVRA
- a CDS encoding MarR family transcriptional regulator; its protein translation is MYARLSIALGRQLAAETDLSLQDYGVLALLSEHPDGRMRIMELAQALGWEKSRISHHLSRMERRGLVSREACPADRRGSFAAITPQGLEAIRRAAPGHVEAVRRWFVEPLGKDGLRAMTRLAESVISAVGNEESEA
- a CDS encoding ABC transporter ATP-binding protein, which translates into the protein MAAPVISTRKLTKVYFDRVAVDSLDLKVERGEIFGLLGPNGAGKTTTILMLLGLTEPTEGTVSVVGLDPTREALEVKRRVGYVPDQVGFYDNLTGWENLAYTARLNRIPPDEAEERIERVLAEVGLSDRADDKVGGYSRGMRQRLGIADALMKDPEVLILDEPTMAIDPAGVEEILGLIRRLPQERGVTVLLSSHLLGQVQSTCDRIGIFSAGRMVACGTIEQLARKGGGVTIEVKVVGGDPRQVLEGIRGVDEVHTQDGMFVVSARSDVTEQVSRSLAEAGLVITHLRSREATLEEIYRRYFRHEEEGPHAESEAHS